In one Fodinicola acaciae genomic region, the following are encoded:
- a CDS encoding PadR family transcriptional regulator — MLSRTDRDVVALTVLALLMTGPKHTYEMHRMMIDTHKDFVTGLPRSMYHAVEKLQRDGLIDAVETRRDGPRPERTVYALTDAGRASLRERVGKLLRTPDADSTSFVAALSFVGCIPVPHAREALGERAAELQRAADAEAAALDEVGRTVPRLLLIELEYQLSKDRAEKAWVDGILADLDGGQLDWPDDPRQLIVELPLT; from the coding sequence ATGCTGAGCCGTACGGACCGGGACGTGGTCGCGTTGACCGTGCTGGCGCTGCTGATGACCGGTCCGAAGCACACGTACGAGATGCATCGGATGATGATCGACACGCACAAGGACTTCGTCACCGGGCTGCCGCGCAGCATGTATCACGCGGTCGAGAAACTGCAGCGTGACGGCCTGATCGACGCCGTCGAGACGCGTCGCGACGGGCCGCGGCCGGAGCGCACCGTGTACGCGCTGACCGACGCCGGCCGAGCGTCGCTGCGCGAGCGCGTCGGGAAGCTGCTGCGTACGCCCGACGCCGACAGCACGTCGTTCGTGGCCGCGCTCTCGTTCGTCGGCTGCATCCCGGTGCCGCACGCGCGCGAAGCACTCGGTGAGCGCGCGGCCGAGCTGCAACGCGCGGCCGACGCGGAGGCGGCGGCGCTCGACGAGGTCGGCCGTACGGTGCCGCGCTTGCTGCTGATCGAGCTGGAATATCAGCTTTCCAAGGATCGCGCCGAAAAGGCCTGGGTCGACGGCATCCTCGCCGACCTGGACGGCGGCCAGCTCGACTGGCCGGACGATCCGCGCCAGCTGATCGTGGAGCTGCCGCTGACCTGA
- a CDS encoding SgcJ/EcaC family oxidoreductase: protein MSETDQIHAVTARLAAAWAAGDATAYGAEFTEDADYVVFNGTHLKGRQAIVDTHRWLFDGPLKGSRIAGSASAPASVRFVRPDVAILITAGAVASGDAAPAPGQDSVQTTVFVKNGDQWRVASFQNTRKTA from the coding sequence ATGTCCGAAACCGACCAGATCCATGCGGTGACCGCACGGCTCGCGGCCGCCTGGGCCGCCGGCGACGCGACCGCATACGGCGCGGAGTTCACCGAGGACGCCGACTACGTCGTCTTCAACGGCACACACCTGAAAGGCCGGCAGGCGATCGTCGACACGCACCGGTGGCTCTTCGACGGTCCACTGAAAGGCAGCCGGATCGCCGGCTCCGCGTCGGCGCCGGCATCGGTCCGCTTCGTCCGGCCGGACGTCGCCATCCTGATCACCGCGGGCGCCGTCGCGAGTGGCGACGCCGCACCAGCACCTGGACAGGACTCCGTCCAGACGACCGTGTTCGTGAAAAACGGTGACCAATGGCGGGTCGCCAGCTTCCAGAACACCCGGAAGACGGCGTGA
- a CDS encoding SDR family NAD(P)-dependent oxidoreductase: protein MSLTGKVALVTGGSRGIGAAIARRLASDGADVAITYERAEDRAKELVAGIEATGRRAVAVRADSADAADVVASVERTVSELGRLDILVNNAGIFPSGPLEDLTVEEIDRTLAIHVRAVLVAAQAASPHLPQGGRIVSIGSNLADYVPHAGIALYSASKSALNGLTKGLARDLGPRGITVNVVHPGPTDSDMNPADGEHAEPQRALIALGHFGTTDDIAAAVSYLAGEGGRQVTGTSLTVDGGLNA from the coding sequence ATGAGCCTGACCGGTAAGGTGGCGTTGGTGACCGGTGGCAGCCGGGGGATCGGCGCGGCCATCGCCAGGCGGCTGGCCAGCGACGGCGCGGACGTGGCGATCACGTACGAGCGTGCCGAGGACCGCGCCAAGGAGCTCGTCGCCGGCATCGAGGCGACCGGCCGGCGCGCGGTGGCCGTACGCGCGGACAGCGCCGACGCGGCCGACGTGGTGGCGTCGGTCGAGCGTACGGTGTCCGAGCTCGGCCGGCTGGACATCCTGGTCAACAACGCCGGCATCTTCCCGAGCGGCCCGCTTGAGGACCTGACCGTCGAGGAGATCGACCGGACCCTCGCCATCCACGTACGCGCCGTGCTGGTCGCCGCACAGGCCGCCTCACCGCACTTGCCGCAAGGCGGCCGCATCGTCAGCATCGGGAGCAACCTGGCCGACTACGTGCCGCACGCCGGCATCGCGCTCTACTCGGCCAGCAAGTCGGCGCTCAACGGGCTGACCAAGGGGTTGGCGCGCGACCTCGGACCGCGCGGCATCACCGTGAACGTCGTGCACCCGGGGCCGACCGACAGCGACATGAACCCGGCCGACGGCGAGCACGCGGAACCGCAGCGTGCGTTGATCGCGCTCGGCCACTTCGGCACGACCGACGACATCGCCGCGGCCGTGTCCTACCTCGCCGGTGAGGGCGGCCGGCAGGTGACCGGTACGTCCCTCACCGTCGACGGCGGCCTGAACGCCTAG
- a CDS encoding SDR family oxidoreductase, whose amino-acid sequence MATRRVLVTGSSTGIGRATAKALADRGWWVYAAVRKGKDADSLRADLGASGAPILLDVTNQASIDAAAAEIGGPLHAVVNNAGIAVGAPLEFLPLDDFRQQLEVNVTGQLAVTQAFLPRLRETRGRLLFVGSIGGRIAGPLIGAYHASKFALAGMTDTLRAELRPFGVQVVLIEPGTIATSIWGTAVGAGRALYERMPAEAQRYYGAALEAVMSTSEERGSKGLAPAAAAKVLVRVLETARPRPRYLIGRDARMASVLPYLPASLRAWLVAQQMQAGPADSEPAAAPA is encoded by the coding sequence ATGGCCACTCGGCGCGTACTCGTCACCGGATCGTCCACCGGCATCGGCCGGGCCACCGCGAAGGCGCTCGCGGACCGCGGCTGGTGGGTCTATGCCGCCGTACGCAAAGGAAAGGACGCGGACAGCCTGCGCGCCGACCTCGGCGCGTCCGGTGCGCCGATCCTGCTCGACGTGACCAACCAGGCCTCCATCGACGCGGCTGCGGCGGAGATCGGCGGTCCGCTGCACGCGGTCGTCAACAACGCGGGCATCGCGGTCGGGGCACCGCTGGAGTTCCTGCCGCTGGACGATTTTCGCCAGCAGCTGGAGGTCAACGTGACCGGCCAGCTGGCCGTCACGCAGGCGTTTTTGCCGCGACTGCGGGAAACTCGGGGCCGGCTGCTGTTCGTCGGCTCGATCGGCGGCCGGATCGCCGGACCGCTGATCGGCGCATACCACGCCAGCAAGTTCGCGCTGGCCGGCATGACCGACACGCTCCGCGCCGAGCTGCGGCCGTTTGGCGTGCAGGTGGTGCTGATCGAGCCGGGCACCATCGCGACCTCGATCTGGGGGACCGCGGTCGGTGCCGGTCGTGCGTTGTACGAGCGGATGCCGGCCGAGGCGCAGCGCTATTACGGTGCGGCGTTGGAGGCGGTGATGAGTACGTCCGAAGAGCGTGGCAGCAAAGGCCTGGCGCCGGCCGCTGCCGCGAAGGTGCTGGTCCGCGTGCTGGAAACGGCACGGCCACGACCGCGCTATCTGATCGGTCGCGATGCCAGGATGGCTTCGGTGCTCCCGTATCTGCCGGCCAGCCTTCGAGCCTGGCTGGTCGCCCAGCAGATGCAGGCAGGGCCGGCCGACTCCGAGCCGGCGGCCGCACCGGCCTGA
- a CDS encoding peptidylprolyl isomerase has translation MRRSVITLTVAALVLLLSGAASAEPRTVDADAKPQAKSAAEACAYTAVKPKDKFKGIPTFDPKAAARPYVARLITNRGIITIQALTDKAPCTTYSFRYLAERAYYDWTHCHRLTVARIYVLQCGDPTGTGSGGPGYQFPDENLAGATYPAGTVAMANAGPNTNGSQFFFTWKDTTLRPNYTPFAKVTGGMDVLQKIVAAGQDDQNSEGDGYPYAFTEFLHVQISSR, from the coding sequence ATGCGCCGCAGTGTGATCACCCTGACCGTCGCCGCTCTGGTCCTGTTGTTGTCCGGCGCGGCTTCCGCCGAGCCGCGGACCGTTGACGCGGATGCCAAGCCGCAGGCCAAAAGTGCCGCGGAGGCGTGCGCGTACACCGCGGTCAAGCCGAAGGACAAGTTCAAGGGCATCCCCACCTTCGACCCGAAGGCGGCGGCCAGGCCGTACGTGGCACGACTGATCACCAACCGCGGCATCATCACCATCCAGGCGCTGACCGACAAGGCGCCGTGCACGACGTACTCCTTCCGCTATCTCGCCGAGCGCGCCTACTACGACTGGACGCACTGCCACCGGCTGACCGTGGCGCGGATCTACGTGCTGCAGTGCGGCGACCCGACCGGCACCGGCAGCGGCGGCCCCGGATACCAGTTCCCGGACGAGAACCTGGCCGGCGCGACCTATCCGGCCGGCACGGTGGCGATGGCCAACGCCGGCCCGAACACCAACGGCAGCCAGTTTTTCTTCACCTGGAAGGACACCACGCTGCGGCCGAACTACACGCCGTTCGCGAAGGTGACCGGCGGCATGGACGTGCTGCAGAAGATCGTCGCGGCCGGCCAGGACGACCAGAACAGCGAAGGCGACGGCTATCCGTACGCCTTCACCGAGTTTCTGCACGTGCAGATCTCCAGCCGGTAG
- a CDS encoding bifunctional 5,10-methylenetetrahydrofolate dehydrogenase/5,10-methenyltetrahydrofolate cyclohydrolase: protein MISLSGKELAAELRARTADRAATRKVRLAIVTVTDDPSSAWYVRSLSMAATKVGIQCEIVRDLSALSTLDADGVILQTPVPGDRPAAEVAAAIDPERDVDGANPVSLGRLACGLPAFPPATAEAVVRLLDHHGVEIAGRQAVVVGRSTVVGKPLAHLLLDRDATVTVAHSRTKDLAAVTLAADILVVAAGRPGLLRPEHVRPDTIVIDVGTNTTDDGGLVGDVHPAVAGRVAGLSPVPGGVGPVTTAVLLHHTAFGL from the coding sequence ATGATCTCGTTGTCTGGCAAGGAACTCGCGGCTGAGCTGCGCGCGCGTACGGCCGACCGTGCGGCGACACGCAAGGTGCGGCTGGCGATCGTCACCGTGACCGATGACCCGTCCAGCGCCTGGTATGTGCGGTCGTTGTCAATGGCCGCGACGAAAGTCGGAATCCAGTGCGAGATCGTCCGCGACCTGTCCGCACTGTCCACATTGGACGCCGACGGCGTCATCCTGCAGACGCCGGTGCCAGGTGACCGGCCGGCGGCCGAGGTCGCGGCGGCGATCGACCCCGAGCGCGATGTCGACGGCGCGAATCCGGTCAGCCTCGGCCGGCTCGCCTGCGGACTGCCGGCTTTCCCACCAGCCACGGCAGAAGCGGTCGTACGGCTGCTCGATCATCACGGCGTCGAGATCGCCGGCCGCCAGGCTGTCGTCGTCGGCCGCTCGACCGTCGTCGGGAAACCGCTGGCTCATCTGTTGCTGGACCGCGACGCCACCGTGACCGTCGCGCATTCGCGTACGAAGGACCTCGCCGCGGTCACGCTCGCGGCCGACATCCTGGTGGTCGCCGCCGGCCGGCCGGGATTGCTCCGGCCGGAGCACGTTCGGCCGGACACCATCGTCATCGATGTCGGTACGAACACGACCGACGACGGCGGCCTGGTCGGCGATGTCCACCCTGCTGTCGCCGGCCGGGTCGCCGGACTTTCCCCGGTGCCGGGCGGAGTCGGTCCGGTGACCACGGCCGTACTGTTGCATCACACCGCGTTCGGTCTTTAG
- a CDS encoding cyclodeaminase/cyclohydrolase family protein: MRNLTIDEFLTRLASRAPAPGGGASAGLHAAQAAALLAMVARYSDAPRLAADADQLIAAAVRLAEDDIAAFGAVAEAYKLPKDQRSEPLAKALAGAMIPPLEVLALCRRLLTLADEVLPVVNKNVITDIAAAGEAVRAAAGTSRVNVEVNARGELPPGVSDVDDLLAHVDRLTAAVRAAISS; encoded by the coding sequence TTGCGGAATCTGACAATTGACGAGTTCCTGACCCGGCTGGCCAGCCGCGCGCCGGCACCTGGCGGCGGCGCCAGCGCGGGCCTGCACGCCGCGCAGGCGGCCGCACTGCTGGCGATGGTGGCGCGCTACAGCGACGCTCCACGCCTCGCCGCCGATGCCGACCAGCTCATCGCCGCGGCAGTACGGTTGGCCGAGGACGACATCGCCGCTTTCGGTGCGGTGGCTGAGGCGTACAAGCTGCCGAAGGACCAGCGGTCGGAGCCGTTGGCGAAGGCGCTCGCCGGCGCCATGATCCCTCCGCTGGAGGTTCTGGCGCTGTGCCGCCGACTGTTGACGCTGGCCGACGAGGTTTTGCCGGTCGTCAACAAAAACGTCATCACCGACATCGCGGCGGCCGGTGAGGCCGTACGTGCCGCCGCCGGCACGTCTCGGGTCAACGTCGAGGTGAACGCGCGCGGTGAGCTGCCGCCGGGGGTGTCCGATGTGGACGATCTGTTGGCGCACGTCGATCGGTTGACGGCGGCCGTACGAGCGGCGATCTCGTCATGA
- a CDS encoding arginase family protein, with the protein MTTVLCVPQWQGSAAESARFLKAGAHRTAELMPADEVRVVPVRDDTTDLVDGVRALDVLVDNLRLTRETLATIDDFVITAGGECAVDLAPVEAASRRYGDELTLLWIDANPDCYGPGDLRSGAFHAMIVRTLLGDGPTALTPGRLLRPEQVILAGVREVDDCEREYMVKTGLRAYGVDRLEEAFSQVSGPIYVHVDLDSLDPAEFASVGYRYPGGVSPGQLIELLSRLDNVVGAAITEHAPRGENAAEADIIRRLGAALRRGL; encoded by the coding sequence ATGACCACAGTGCTTTGTGTCCCGCAATGGCAGGGTTCGGCCGCCGAGTCGGCGCGATTTCTGAAGGCAGGAGCGCATCGTACGGCGGAGTTGATGCCGGCCGACGAGGTGCGGGTGGTGCCGGTACGCGACGACACCACCGACCTGGTCGACGGCGTGCGCGCACTCGACGTGTTGGTCGACAATCTCCGCCTGACAAGGGAAACTCTCGCCACGATCGACGACTTCGTGATCACCGCCGGCGGCGAATGCGCGGTCGATCTGGCGCCGGTGGAGGCGGCCAGCCGGCGATATGGCGACGAGTTGACATTGTTGTGGATCGACGCCAACCCCGACTGCTATGGCCCCGGTGACCTGCGTTCGGGCGCGTTCCACGCAATGATCGTGCGTACGCTGCTCGGCGACGGTCCGACAGCGTTGACGCCGGGCCGGCTGCTGCGGCCTGAGCAGGTCATTCTGGCCGGCGTCCGCGAGGTGGACGACTGCGAGCGCGAGTATATGGTGAAAACTGGTCTGCGCGCGTACGGCGTCGACCGGCTCGAAGAAGCGTTTTCGCAAGTCAGCGGACCGATTTACGTACATGTCGACTTGGACTCGCTCGACCCGGCGGAGTTCGCCTCGGTCGGCTATCGCTATCCAGGCGGCGTGTCGCCGGGCCAGCTGATCGAGCTCCTGAGCCGGCTCGACAACGTCGTCGGTGCGGCGATCACCGAGCATGCGCCACGCGGCGAAAACGCCGCTGAGGCCGACATCATCCGCCGTCTTGGTGCCGCGTTGCGTCGAGGTCTCTAG
- a CDS encoding pyridoxamine 5'-phosphate oxidase family protein, with product MVEPTTSLDARYSGEGATATRWSDAVAALTRAELFWLSTVRPDGRPHVTPLLAVWLGDTLYFCTGGDERKAVNLAANPECVLTTGANALREGLDIVVEGTATVASDHDLLQRVADTYEAKYGSEWHFEVEDGRFRGDAPTPALVFEVRPKVAFGFGKGEYSQTRWRF from the coding sequence ATGGTGGAGCCGACGACCAGCCTGGATGCGCGCTACAGCGGCGAAGGGGCGACCGCGACGCGGTGGTCAGACGCGGTGGCGGCGTTGACGAGGGCGGAGCTGTTCTGGCTGTCGACCGTACGACCTGACGGCCGGCCGCACGTGACGCCGTTGCTGGCTGTGTGGCTCGGCGACACGCTTTATTTCTGCACAGGTGGCGACGAACGCAAGGCGGTCAATCTCGCGGCCAACCCCGAATGTGTCCTCACCACCGGTGCCAACGCGTTGCGTGAGGGCCTGGACATCGTGGTCGAAGGCACCGCGACGGTGGCCTCCGACCACGACCTGCTCCAGCGCGTGGCCGACACGTACGAGGCGAAATACGGCTCGGAATGGCATTTCGAGGTCGAGGACGGCAGGTTCCGCGGTGACGCGCCGACGCCGGCACTCGTGTTCGAAGTCCGGCCGAAGGTGGCTTTCGGCTTCGGCAAAGGCGAATACAGTCAGACACGCTGGCGGTTCTAA
- the pafA gene encoding Pup--protein ligase, translating to MDRRIFGLETEYGVTCTFRGQRRLSPDEVARYLFRRVVSWGRSSNVFLRNGARLYLDVGSHPEYATPECDSLTDLVTHDRAGERVLEGLLIDAERRLRDEGIAGDIYLFKNNTDSAGNSYGCHENYCVGRHGEFGRLADVLIPFLVTRQLICGAGKVLQTPRGAVYCLSQRAEHIWEGVSSATTRSRPIINTRDEPHADAERYRRLHVIVGDSNMSETTTLLKVGTVDLVLRMIESGVAMRDLNLENPIRAIREVSHDVTGRRKIRLANGREASALEIQQEYFSKAADFVARRGSDPLAKHILDLWERTLRAVETDNLELVEKEIDWVTKYKLIRRYADKHSLPLSHPRIAQLDLAYHDIRRGRGLFGLLEKRGEAVRISRDLKVFEAKSVPPQTTRARLRGEFIKHAQERRRDFTVDWVHLKLNDQAQRTVLCKDPFRSVDDRVDKLIASM from the coding sequence ATGGATCGACGCATTTTCGGTCTGGAGACCGAGTACGGCGTCACCTGTACGTTTCGCGGGCAGCGGCGCCTGAGTCCGGACGAGGTGGCCCGCTATCTGTTCCGTCGGGTGGTGTCCTGGGGGCGTTCCAGCAACGTCTTCCTTCGCAACGGCGCGCGGCTCTATCTCGACGTCGGTTCGCATCCGGAGTACGCGACGCCCGAATGCGACTCGCTGACCGACCTGGTCACCCACGACCGTGCCGGCGAGCGCGTACTCGAGGGCCTGCTGATCGACGCCGAGCGGCGGCTGCGCGACGAGGGCATCGCCGGCGACATCTACCTGTTCAAGAACAACACCGACTCGGCCGGCAACTCCTACGGCTGCCACGAGAACTACTGCGTCGGCCGGCACGGCGAGTTCGGCCGGCTGGCCGACGTACTCATCCCGTTCCTGGTGACCCGCCAGCTGATCTGCGGCGCCGGCAAGGTGCTGCAGACCCCGCGCGGCGCGGTCTACTGTCTGTCGCAGCGCGCCGAGCACATCTGGGAAGGCGTGTCGTCGGCGACGACCCGGTCGCGTCCGATCATCAACACGCGCGACGAGCCGCACGCGGACGCCGAGCGTTATCGCCGGCTGCACGTGATCGTCGGCGACTCCAACATGAGCGAGACGACCACGCTGCTCAAGGTCGGCACGGTCGACCTGGTGCTGCGGATGATCGAGTCCGGCGTGGCGATGCGCGACCTCAACCTGGAAAACCCGATCCGCGCGATCCGCGAGGTGTCCCACGACGTGACCGGCCGCCGCAAGATCCGGCTGGCCAACGGCCGGGAGGCCTCCGCGCTGGAGATCCAGCAGGAATACTTCTCCAAGGCCGCCGACTTCGTGGCGCGCCGCGGCAGCGACCCGCTCGCCAAGCACATCCTCGACCTGTGGGAACGTACGCTGCGCGCGGTGGAGACCGACAACCTGGAGTTGGTCGAGAAGGAGATCGACTGGGTCACCAAATACAAGCTGATCCGTCGTTATGCCGACAAGCATTCGCTGCCGCTGTCGCATCCGCGGATCGCGCAGCTCGACCTCGCCTACCACGACATCCGCCGCGGCCGCGGCTTGTTCGGCCTGCTGGAAAAGCGCGGCGAGGCCGTACGGATCTCGCGCGACCTGAAGGTTTTCGAGGCCAAGAGCGTGCCACCGCAGACCACGCGCGCGCGGCTGCGCGGTGAGTTCATCAAGCACGCGCAGGAGCGCCGGCGCGACTTCACCGTCGACTGGGTCCACCTCAAGCTCAACGACCAGGCGCAGCGCACCGTGCTCTGCAAGGATCCGTTCCGCTCGGTCGACGACCGCGTCGACAAGCTGATCGCGAGCATGTAG
- a CDS encoding TetR/AcrR family transcriptional regulator: MATRGRPRTFDRDAALRAAMEVFWARGYEGTSISDLTAAMGINSPSLYAAFSCKEALFREAVELYGKVEGGTSERAFKRAKTAREAVETMLRDNVEIYANPATPPGCMVVLAATVSNPENEAVRDFLADARREFVDMLSQRLKQGVADGDLPAHADIAAIAEFYATVQHGLSIRSRDGSDAATLSKVVDGAMAAWDALVG, from the coding sequence ATGGCGACCCGTGGACGGCCGCGTACGTTCGACCGCGACGCGGCGCTGCGCGCGGCAATGGAGGTTTTCTGGGCCCGCGGCTACGAAGGCACGTCGATCAGCGACCTGACCGCCGCGATGGGGATCAACTCCCCGAGCCTGTACGCGGCGTTCAGCTGCAAGGAGGCGCTGTTCCGGGAGGCCGTCGAGCTCTACGGGAAGGTCGAGGGCGGCACCAGCGAGCGCGCGTTCAAGCGCGCGAAGACCGCACGCGAGGCGGTCGAGACGATGCTGCGAGACAACGTCGAGATCTATGCCAATCCGGCCACACCACCTGGTTGCATGGTCGTACTGGCCGCCACTGTGTCCAATCCGGAGAACGAAGCCGTACGCGACTTTCTCGCCGACGCGCGGCGAGAATTTGTCGACATGCTGTCGCAGCGACTGAAGCAGGGGGTTGCCGACGGCGACCTTCCGGCGCACGCGGACATCGCCGCGATCGCCGAGTTCTACGCGACCGTCCAACATGGACTGTCGATCCGGTCGCGCGACGGGTCCGACGCGGCGACCCTCTCGAAGGTCGTCGACGGCGCGATGGCCGCATGGGACGCGTTGGTCGGCTGA
- a CDS encoding DJ-1/PfpI family protein — MQIAFVLYPGITALDLIGPYEVLRSLPGAEVRFVSNERGPVTADSEVLTLMSTHSYAETPRPDILLVPGSATNSMGILEDKELIDWVVEAHRTTTWTTSVCSGALVLAKAGILNGLPATTHWMVQEGLRHFGAEPRPDERIVRSGRIVTAAGVSAGIDLGLWLVGEIAGRERAEATQLIIEYDPRPPYDTGHVSKASDATIEGARAVFLDMAGIHD; from the coding sequence ATGCAGATCGCTTTCGTTCTTTACCCCGGCATCACCGCGCTCGACCTGATCGGACCGTACGAGGTGCTGCGGTCGTTGCCCGGTGCCGAGGTGCGTTTTGTCAGCAACGAGCGCGGTCCGGTCACCGCGGACAGCGAGGTGCTGACCCTGATGTCCACGCACTCGTACGCGGAGACGCCCCGTCCGGACATCCTGCTGGTGCCTGGCTCGGCCACCAACAGCATGGGGATCCTGGAGGACAAGGAGCTGATCGACTGGGTCGTCGAGGCACACCGGACGACGACGTGGACGACCTCGGTCTGCAGTGGTGCGCTCGTACTGGCGAAAGCCGGGATCCTCAACGGCCTGCCGGCGACGACACACTGGATGGTGCAGGAGGGCCTGCGCCACTTCGGCGCCGAGCCGCGTCCGGACGAACGGATCGTCCGCTCCGGCCGGATCGTCACGGCCGCCGGTGTCTCCGCCGGCATCGACCTCGGCCTCTGGCTGGTCGGCGAGATCGCCGGCCGCGAACGCGCCGAGGCCACGCAGTTGATCATCGAGTACGACCCGCGGCCACCGTACGACACCGGCCATGTCAGCAAGGCATCCGACGCCACCATCGAAGGCGCACGCGCCGTTTTCCTCGACATGGCCGGCATTCACGACTGA
- a CDS encoding TetR/AcrR family transcriptional regulator, with product MPTSTYHHGNLRAALIQAARELLADGRDSDPSLREVARKAGVSHAAPYRHFASFEELREEVAAAVMRDLATSIRAAAKKSGDDPEKALRAAAAAYVRYQLTHPGEAKQFIERNYADVPPDSPALAAGTDALTALGEILHGGQQAGVFVDAEIDVLVKTCWALVHGLHMFVTMGKLERVSPNKASQLIEPYLDLLLSGISKS from the coding sequence ATGCCAACCAGCACGTACCATCACGGCAACCTGCGGGCCGCCCTGATCCAGGCGGCCCGAGAGCTGCTGGCCGACGGCAGGGACAGCGACCCGTCGCTGCGCGAGGTGGCCAGGAAGGCCGGCGTGAGCCATGCCGCGCCATATCGGCATTTCGCGAGTTTCGAGGAGTTGCGCGAGGAGGTCGCGGCGGCGGTGATGCGCGACCTCGCCACCTCGATCCGTGCGGCCGCGAAGAAGTCCGGCGACGATCCAGAAAAGGCATTACGCGCGGCGGCCGCCGCGTACGTGCGCTATCAGTTGACCCATCCGGGCGAGGCAAAGCAGTTCATCGAGCGAAACTACGCCGACGTGCCACCCGACTCCCCGGCGCTCGCCGCCGGCACCGACGCGCTGACGGCGCTCGGCGAGATTCTCCACGGTGGACAGCAGGCCGGCGTTTTCGTCGACGCCGAGATCGACGTGCTCGTCAAGACCTGCTGGGCTCTGGTGCACGGCCTGCACATGTTCGTGACGATGGGGAAACTCGAGCGCGTCAGTCCCAACAAAGCCAGTCAGCTGATCGAGCCCTATCTGGACCTTCTGCTAAGCGGGATCAGCAAAAGCTAG